In Pseudoduganella albidiflava, a single window of DNA contains:
- a CDS encoding family 43 glycosylhydrolase gives MPRPMSCLPALLLALAASATAATANAGQPIAQRFNADPSPHYFTTQDGTTQGGGKFYLYATDDASNSGNYWDSTTWRLYTSPDMQTWTDAGIPLDVKVFKWARPDAKAWAPEAVQRNGRFYFYAPVGGDTIGVAVSNRPDGGFADARGTPLVDKARDTNAGDEPIDPAVFIDKDGQAYLYFGTRVPKVVKLKADMVTLDGPILDVAIVGLPPLDKTEKPDKANKTGRKAYGEAPFLHERNGTYYFTFSTGWPGQIVYATGTSPLGPFTYRGVVLDFLKISTNHQAILEHAGKSWLFYHDSLLPGGGSHRRSIAIAPLEYGVDGSIRQVPLAAGAAVK, from the coding sequence ATGCCCCGCCCGATGTCCTGCCTGCCCGCCTTGCTGCTCGCGCTCGCCGCTTCCGCTACCGCCGCCACCGCCAATGCCGGCCAGCCGATCGCGCAACGCTTCAATGCCGATCCGTCGCCGCACTATTTCACGACGCAAGACGGCACGACGCAAGGCGGTGGCAAGTTCTATTTGTACGCCACCGACGACGCGAGCAACTCCGGTAACTACTGGGATTCGACGACGTGGCGCCTGTACACGTCGCCGGACATGCAGACGTGGACGGATGCCGGCATCCCGCTCGACGTAAAGGTCTTCAAGTGGGCGCGGCCGGATGCCAAGGCCTGGGCGCCGGAAGCGGTGCAGCGCAATGGCAGGTTCTACTTCTACGCGCCGGTGGGCGGCGACACGATCGGCGTGGCAGTCTCGAACCGCCCCGACGGCGGCTTCGCGGATGCCCGCGGCACGCCGCTGGTCGACAAGGCACGCGACACCAATGCCGGCGACGAGCCGATCGACCCGGCCGTGTTCATCGACAAGGACGGACAGGCCTACCTGTACTTCGGCACCCGCGTGCCGAAAGTCGTGAAACTGAAGGCCGACATGGTCACGCTGGACGGCCCGATCCTCGATGTGGCGATCGTCGGCTTGCCTCCCCTGGACAAGACCGAGAAGCCGGACAAGGCCAACAAGACGGGCAGGAAAGCCTATGGCGAAGCGCCGTTCCTGCATGAGCGCAACGGCACGTACTACTTCACGTTCTCCACCGGCTGGCCGGGCCAGATCGTGTACGCCACCGGCACCTCGCCGCTGGGACCCTTCACCTACCGCGGCGTGGTGCTCGACTTCCTGAAGATCTCGACGAATCACCAGGCCATCCTCGAGCATGCCGGTAAAAGCTGGCTGTTCTACCACGACAGCCTGCTGCCGGGCGGCGGCAGCCACCGGCGCT
- a CDS encoding methyl-accepting chemotaxis protein, whose protein sequence is MNIAAAPARTAVKSDLRADARDISSAVDRVQAIIEFQLDGTIIHANENFLATLGYTLDDVVGRHHSMFCDPDYVRSPEYEAFWARLRRGEFERAQYRRIGKGGRDVWIEASYNPILDEDGKPCKVIKFACDITAHKVRANEHAGLVSAIDKAQAVVEFDMNGILLDANANFLAVTGYELSDVKGEHHRVFCEDDYAASLEYRKFWQKLNRGEFDAGRYKRVGADGRVIWIQATYNPIFGLDGKPVKVVKFATDITAQVALEEEVVRRNEADRRKVALLLAQVERAAHGDLTGTLEMNGSEPVDQLGAGVGKMIADLRGVIAHVVSEVARLSVSAGTIAERSNVVAGGAQALGATVEEMNASVDGLTASIATIARGADEANTLAQSTKEAAETGAKAVARSIEAMALINQSSEDISEIVKVIGEIASQTNMLAFNAAIEAARAGEHGLGFSVVADEVRKLAERSSQATKEISKLITESVKRVAQGSEISRQASDAFDRIATGVERTSVAIGDISASVNEQSLSAREVAVAIAHISEESEKSAGSCDSIAVQTEELNRTASELNQTVSGFTV, encoded by the coding sequence ATGAACATCGCCGCCGCCCCCGCCCGCACTGCCGTCAAATCCGATCTCCGCGCCGACGCGCGGGACATCAGCAGCGCCGTGGACCGGGTACAGGCCATCATCGAATTCCAGCTCGACGGCACCATCATCCACGCCAACGAGAACTTCCTGGCCACGCTAGGCTACACGCTGGACGACGTGGTGGGCCGGCACCATTCGATGTTCTGCGACCCCGACTACGTGCGCTCGCCCGAGTACGAGGCATTCTGGGCGAGGCTGCGCCGCGGCGAATTCGAGCGTGCGCAGTATCGCCGCATCGGCAAGGGCGGCCGCGATGTGTGGATCGAAGCATCGTACAACCCGATCCTCGACGAGGATGGCAAGCCGTGCAAGGTGATCAAGTTCGCCTGCGATATCACGGCCCACAAGGTGCGCGCCAACGAGCACGCGGGCCTGGTGAGCGCCATCGACAAGGCCCAGGCGGTCGTCGAGTTCGACATGAACGGCATCCTGCTGGACGCCAACGCGAACTTCCTGGCCGTCACCGGCTACGAACTCTCCGACGTCAAGGGCGAACACCACCGGGTGTTCTGCGAGGACGACTACGCGGCCAGCCTGGAATACCGCAAGTTCTGGCAAAAGCTCAACCGCGGCGAGTTCGATGCCGGCCGCTACAAGCGGGTCGGCGCGGATGGCCGGGTGATCTGGATCCAGGCCACCTACAACCCGATCTTCGGCCTGGACGGCAAGCCCGTCAAGGTGGTCAAGTTCGCCACCGACATCACTGCCCAGGTGGCGCTGGAAGAGGAAGTCGTGCGCCGCAACGAGGCCGACCGCCGCAAGGTGGCGCTGCTGCTGGCCCAGGTGGAACGCGCCGCGCACGGCGACCTGACCGGCACGCTCGAGATGAACGGCAGCGAGCCGGTCGACCAGCTGGGCGCCGGCGTCGGCAAGATGATTGCCGACCTGCGCGGCGTGATCGCGCACGTGGTGTCCGAAGTGGCGCGCCTGTCGGTATCGGCAGGCACCATCGCCGAGCGCTCGAACGTGGTGGCGGGCGGCGCCCAGGCGCTGGGCGCCACCGTCGAGGAAATGAATGCGTCGGTTGACGGCCTGACCGCGTCGATCGCCACCATCGCGCGCGGCGCCGACGAAGCCAACACGCTGGCGCAAAGCACGAAGGAAGCCGCCGAGACGGGCGCCAAGGCCGTGGCCCGCTCGATCGAGGCGATGGCGCTGATCAACCAGTCGTCGGAAGACATCAGCGAGATCGTCAAGGTGATTGGCGAGATCGCCAGCCAGACCAATATGCTGGCCTTCAACGCGGCGATCGAGGCGGCGCGCGCCGGCGAGCATGGCCTGGGCTTCTCGGTGGTGGCCGACGAAGTGCGCAAGCTGGCCGAACGCTCGTCGCAGGCGACCAAGGAAATCTCCAAGCTGATCACGGAATCGGTCAAGCGCGTGGCGCAGGGCAGCGAGATCTCGCGCCAGGCCAGCGATGCGTTCGACCGTATCGCCACCGGCGTGGAGCGCACGTCGGTGGCGATCGGCGACATCTCGGCGTCGGTCAACGAACAGTCGCTGTCGGCCCGCGAGGTGGCGGTGGCGATCGCCCACATCTCCGAGGAATCGGAAAAGTCGGCCGGATCGTGCGACAGCATCGCCGTGCAGACCGAAGAGCTGAACCGCACGGCCTCGGAACTGAACCAGACGGTTTCCGGCTTCACCGTCTGA
- a CDS encoding chemotaxis protein CheW, giving the protein MHTLQMTAAGVPPAPEVHAAAEAMAAARAAAARALVDAAGLELFGSFHLGGAEFALPALAIREVVGYPERVTRMPLSPDCLEGIFTLRGTAIPIVNLARIFDPSAPPASAAQKIAILDHEEVLVGLVFDATGEVLRVRPEQRSTVSYGGGRSSVIGGTILLADGERLLQVLVPEALVRIDNVPQVRSMSAAARAAERARFLRHAEARKCLCFSAGGTSFAFAMTAVQEIIAVPELRTSVMAGPLCKGWINFRGRAVGIVDFAALVGGVPTQAHDTARRILIARIGEELLGFVVDSVDTIIHYFDSDVLPIPLLGTRRGAMFRGCLPRADGPDTLFLDHAHVLGDTELAEVCAGHRRIYGDEAAGEAQAAKNAGAAAARKQVYLAFALGSPWAADIGQVRELIPYAPGMTRPPGAPDCVHGMLHLRHQVISVIDLRRLYGMPPLDDTAECRILVLERGTERYGVIVDRVDSIVHLPASARRPSPKMLRAGGMADMRADVSEVLELPDGSVKTLFERDAFFATLERVLAQ; this is encoded by the coding sequence ATGCATACGCTTCAGATGACCGCGGCCGGCGTGCCCCCGGCGCCGGAGGTGCACGCCGCCGCCGAGGCGATGGCCGCCGCGCGCGCGGCCGCCGCACGGGCGCTGGTCGACGCGGCGGGGCTGGAACTGTTCGGCTCCTTCCACCTGGGCGGCGCCGAGTTCGCGCTCCCGGCACTGGCGATCCGCGAAGTGGTCGGCTACCCGGAGCGGGTGACGCGCATGCCGCTGTCGCCGGATTGCCTGGAAGGCATCTTCACGCTGCGCGGCACGGCGATCCCGATCGTCAACCTGGCGCGCATCTTCGATCCGTCGGCGCCGCCGGCCAGTGCGGCACAGAAGATCGCCATCCTCGACCACGAGGAAGTGCTGGTCGGCCTGGTGTTCGACGCCACCGGCGAGGTGCTGCGCGTGCGCCCCGAGCAGCGCAGTACCGTGAGCTATGGCGGCGGGCGCTCATCCGTGATCGGCGGCACGATCCTGCTGGCCGACGGCGAGCGCCTGCTGCAGGTGCTGGTGCCCGAGGCGCTAGTGCGCATCGATAACGTGCCGCAGGTGCGGTCGATGTCGGCCGCCGCGCGGGCCGCCGAGCGTGCGCGCTTCCTGCGCCATGCCGAGGCGCGCAAGTGCCTGTGCTTTTCCGCAGGCGGCACGTCGTTCGCGTTCGCGATGACGGCCGTGCAGGAAATCATCGCCGTGCCCGAGCTGCGCACGTCCGTGATGGCCGGGCCGCTGTGCAAGGGCTGGATCAACTTCCGCGGCCGCGCCGTCGGCATCGTGGACTTCGCCGCGCTGGTCGGCGGCGTGCCCACGCAGGCGCACGACACGGCGCGCCGTATCCTGATCGCCCGCATCGGCGAGGAACTGCTGGGCTTCGTGGTCGATTCGGTCGACACCATCATCCACTACTTCGACAGCGACGTGCTGCCGATCCCGCTGCTGGGCACGCGGCGCGGCGCGATGTTCCGCGGCTGCCTGCCGCGCGCCGATGGCCCGGACACGCTGTTCCTCGACCACGCGCATGTGCTGGGCGATACGGAACTGGCCGAAGTCTGCGCCGGCCACCGGCGCATTTATGGCGATGAGGCAGCAGGCGAGGCGCAGGCAGCGAAGAACGCCGGTGCCGCCGCGGCGCGCAAGCAGGTCTACCTCGCGTTCGCACTGGGCAGCCCGTGGGCGGCCGACATCGGCCAGGTGCGCGAGCTGATCCCGTATGCGCCCGGCATGACGCGGCCGCCCGGCGCGCCGGATTGCGTGCACGGGATGCTGCACCTGCGCCACCAGGTGATTTCCGTGATCGACCTGCGCCGGCTGTACGGCATGCCGCCGCTGGACGATACCGCGGAGTGCCGCATCCTCGTGCTGGAACGGGGCACCGAGCGCTATGGCGTGATCGTCGACCGGGTCGACAGCATCGTGCACCTGCCGGCCAGCGCGCGGCGGCCGTCGCCGAAGATGCTGCGCGCCGGAGGCATGGCCGACATGCGCGCCGACGTCAGCGAAGTGCTCGAATTGCCGGACGGTTCCGTCAAGACGCTGTTCGAGCGGGACGCCTTCTTCGCCACGCTGGAGCGCGTGCTGGCACAGTAA
- a CDS encoding glycoside hydrolase family 2 protein: MKPFRTLHSAPRGLARTALAPALFSTLFSTLALAGAAQAATASLNEAWQFHRVDGKQAITADKVPAGAWSTVDLPHAAHIEPRVPTAPWQGTVFYRKTFDAALKPGERAILRFEAVMNVADVWLNGKHLGQHLGGYLPFAFDVTGLLKAGGKNEVVVRANNKDNAITGPKPLKDLDYIQHGGMYRGVSLITKPAVHITDEMLAATPAGGGVFVTFPQAGKEKATVQVKTEVANTAKVARTVTVRNTLAWQGREVARAEQQVTLKAGERRHVTMPLDVAQPQLWSPQAPNLHVLDTAVVGEGAGDSVQTRIGIRRLSFDNQHKLVLNGEPLQLRGVNRHQEYPHVGYALSPQAEYRDALLVKKYGFDYIRLSHYPQSPAFMAAADELGLLVIPGVPGWQYFNKDPAFSRQVIKTCEDMIRRNRNHASVLAWECSLNETDMPDAFVDTLHKTVHTEYPGDQAFSVGWLPRSYDIYMQARQHRIGDKHPLPKKPLIVSEYGDWEYYAMNAGFNQGAWSDLKPADRSSRQLLSQGEKHLLQQAANVAEAHDDNFTTPAFADGYWVMFDYARGYAPDLEASGVMSIDRLPKFAAEFFRSQRSPEQANAQWGGGPMVFIASYWTPESSPRVRVFTNAEEVELRLNGKVVARKKAAPSSTHPRLKHPPVEFDTGGFQPGELVAVAYTGGKVVAEHKVRTPGDAVKLDLALDDMGVPPAVGDLVFARARLVDANGTTVPRSGEAVTFTADPGYEVIHSPQASTEAGIASVLVKVRQPNGTLGAAAGKLQGSLAPK; the protein is encoded by the coding sequence ATGAAGCCATTTCGCACTTTGCATTCCGCCCCGCGCGGCCTGGCGCGCACCGCGCTGGCCCCCGCATTGTTCTCCACCCTGTTCTCCACGCTGGCGCTGGCCGGCGCCGCGCAGGCCGCGACGGCCAGCCTGAATGAAGCCTGGCAGTTCCACCGTGTCGACGGCAAGCAGGCCATCACCGCCGACAAGGTGCCGGCCGGCGCCTGGAGCACGGTCGACCTGCCGCACGCGGCGCACATCGAGCCGCGCGTGCCGACCGCGCCATGGCAGGGCACCGTGTTCTACAGGAAGACCTTCGACGCCGCGCTGAAGCCGGGCGAGCGGGCCATCCTGCGCTTCGAGGCGGTGATGAACGTGGCCGATGTCTGGCTGAACGGCAAGCACCTGGGCCAGCACCTGGGCGGCTACTTGCCGTTCGCGTTCGACGTGACCGGGCTGCTGAAGGCGGGCGGCAAGAACGAAGTCGTGGTTCGCGCGAACAACAAAGATAACGCTATCACCGGCCCGAAGCCGCTGAAGGACCTGGACTACATCCAGCACGGCGGCATGTACCGCGGCGTGAGCCTGATCACCAAGCCGGCGGTGCACATCACCGATGAGATGCTGGCCGCCACGCCGGCCGGCGGCGGCGTGTTCGTCACATTCCCGCAGGCCGGCAAGGAGAAGGCCACGGTGCAGGTGAAAACCGAAGTAGCCAATACCGCGAAGGTGGCGCGTACCGTCACCGTGCGCAATACGCTGGCATGGCAGGGCAGGGAAGTCGCCCGCGCCGAGCAGCAGGTCACGCTGAAGGCGGGCGAACGCCGCCACGTGACGATGCCGCTCGACGTCGCGCAGCCGCAGTTGTGGTCGCCGCAGGCGCCGAACCTGCATGTGCTGGACACCGCGGTCGTGGGCGAAGGCGCCGGCGACAGCGTGCAGACCCGCATCGGCATCCGCCGCCTGTCGTTCGACAACCAGCACAAGCTGGTGCTGAACGGCGAACCGCTGCAGCTGCGCGGCGTGAACCGCCACCAGGAATATCCGCACGTTGGCTACGCGCTGTCGCCGCAGGCCGAATACCGCGACGCGCTGCTGGTGAAGAAATACGGCTTCGACTACATCCGCCTGTCGCACTATCCGCAGTCCCCGGCCTTCATGGCCGCGGCCGATGAACTGGGCCTGCTGGTGATCCCGGGCGTGCCGGGCTGGCAGTACTTCAACAAGGATCCGGCCTTCAGCCGGCAGGTCATCAAGACCTGCGAAGACATGATCCGCCGTAACCGCAACCACGCCAGCGTGCTGGCCTGGGAATGCTCGCTGAACGAGACGGACATGCCGGACGCGTTCGTCGACACGCTGCACAAGACGGTGCACACCGAGTATCCGGGCGACCAGGCCTTCTCGGTGGGCTGGCTGCCGCGCTCCTACGACATCTACATGCAGGCGCGCCAGCACAGGATCGGCGACAAGCACCCGCTGCCGAAGAAACCCCTGATCGTTTCCGAGTACGGCGACTGGGAATACTATGCGATGAACGCGGGCTTCAACCAGGGTGCCTGGAGCGACCTGAAACCGGCCGACCGGTCCAGCCGCCAGCTGCTGTCGCAAGGCGAGAAGCACCTGCTGCAGCAGGCCGCCAACGTGGCCGAGGCGCATGACGACAACTTCACCACGCCGGCCTTCGCCGATGGCTACTGGGTGATGTTCGACTACGCGCGCGGCTATGCGCCCGACCTGGAAGCTTCCGGCGTGATGAGCATCGACCGCCTGCCGAAGTTCGCGGCCGAATTCTTCCGCTCGCAGCGCAGCCCGGAACAGGCGAATGCGCAGTGGGGCGGCGGCCCGATGGTGTTCATCGCCAGTTACTGGACGCCGGAATCGTCGCCGCGCGTGCGCGTGTTCACGAACGCCGAGGAAGTGGAACTGCGCCTGAACGGCAAGGTCGTGGCCCGCAAGAAGGCGGCGCCGTCGTCCACGCACCCAAGGCTGAAGCATCCGCCGGTGGAATTCGATACCGGCGGCTTCCAGCCGGGCGAGCTGGTGGCCGTGGCCTACACGGGCGGAAAGGTAGTGGCCGAGCACAAGGTGCGCACGCCGGGTGACGCGGTGAAGCTGGACTTGGCGCTGGACGACATGGGCGTGCCGCCCGCCGTGGGCGACCTGGTGTTCGCGCGCGCCCGCCTGGTCGACGCCAACGGTACCACCGTGCCGCGTTCCGGCGAGGCGGTGACATTCACGGCCGACCCGGGCTATGAAGTGATCCACAGTCCGCAGGCAAGCACCGAGGCGGGCATCGCCAGCGTGCTGGTGAAGGTGCGCCAGCCGAACGGCACGCTGGGTGCCGCTGCTGGCAAGCTGCAGGGCTCGCTCGCGCCGAAGTAA
- a CDS encoding SDR family oxidoreductase, whose amino-acid sequence MTTILDGKVAFINGGSRGIGAATARRLARDGATVAIGYAASAAAAEALVTEIAAAGGTALAIRADAADAASLKGAIDAVADRFGRIDILVNNAGVLRLGDVAQFSLEDFDQTVAVNVRSVFVASQAALAHMGEGGRIINVSSTNALRMPFAGGAVYAMSKSALTGLAKGMARDLGPRGITVNNVQPGPVDTDMNPANAEFGAVMHGLMALPRHGHPDEVAGMIAYLASPEAAFVTGADLLIDGGFAA is encoded by the coding sequence ATGACCACGATCCTCGACGGCAAAGTCGCCTTCATCAACGGCGGTTCGCGCGGCATCGGTGCCGCCACGGCACGCCGGCTGGCCCGCGACGGCGCCACGGTCGCCATCGGCTACGCCGCATCGGCGGCGGCGGCCGAAGCACTGGTGACGGAAATCGCGGCGGCCGGCGGCACCGCGCTGGCGATCCGCGCCGACGCGGCCGATGCCGCCTCGCTGAAAGGCGCGATCGATGCGGTGGCCGACCGCTTCGGCCGCATCGACATCCTCGTCAACAATGCCGGCGTGCTCCGTCTCGGCGACGTGGCACAGTTCTCCCTGGAAGATTTCGACCAGACCGTGGCCGTCAATGTGCGCAGCGTTTTCGTCGCGTCGCAGGCGGCGCTGGCGCACATGGGCGAAGGTGGCCGCATCATCAACGTCAGCAGCACCAATGCGCTGCGCATGCCGTTCGCCGGCGGCGCGGTATATGCGATGAGCAAGTCGGCGCTGACCGGCCTGGCGAAAGGCATGGCGCGCGACCTGGGGCCGCGCGGCATCACCGTCAACAATGTCCAACCGGGCCCGGTCGATACCGACATGAATCCCGCCAATGCCGAATTCGGTGCGGTGATGCATGGGCTGATGGCGCTGCCGCGGCATGGTCATCCCGATGAAGTGGCAGGGATGATCGCCTACCTGGCCAGTCCGGAAGCGGCATTCGTTACCGGCGCCGACCTGCTGATCGACGGCGGCTTCGCGGCCTGA
- a CDS encoding YciI family protein, with amino-acid sequence MSRLPRLPRLSTLLAPPLIAAALLHLSAQAQVTPAAPPAYDAALAQSLGGSEQGMRPYVLVLLKTGTTPVPKGAERDRMFAGHFANMERLAKEKKLVVAGPLDGVNGLRGMFVFATADIDEAKALVATDPVIVQGEMVAEYHKFFSTAALMAVNDIHHRIRKK; translated from the coding sequence ATGTCCAGACTGCCAAGGCTGCCCAGACTGTCCACGCTGCTGGCACCGCCGCTGATTGCCGCGGCCCTGCTGCACCTGTCCGCGCAGGCGCAAGTCACGCCAGCGGCGCCGCCGGCCTATGACGCGGCGCTGGCGCAATCGCTCGGCGGCAGCGAGCAGGGCATGCGCCCCTATGTGCTGGTGCTGCTGAAAACCGGTACGACGCCGGTGCCGAAAGGCGCGGAACGGGACCGCATGTTCGCCGGCCACTTCGCCAACATGGAGCGGCTGGCGAAGGAGAAGAAGCTCGTTGTGGCGGGTCCGCTGGACGGTGTGAACGGCCTGCGCGGCATGTTCGTGTTCGCCACCGCCGACATCGATGAAGCCAAGGCGCTGGTAGCCACCGATCCCGTCATCGTCCAGGGCGAGATGGTGGCCGAGTACCACAAGTTCTTTTCCACGGCCGCGCTGATGGCCGTGAACGATATCCACCACCGCATCCGCAAGAAATAA
- a CDS encoding LysR family transcriptional regulator yields MDTELSSYLDAFLAAADEHSFSAAARRMGITPAAVSKSVARLEARLGVRLFQRSTRSLALTTDGERLYGQVSRPWRDIGDALTELRQGAGQPAGSLKVALAHTMGRLYILPLVEQFVRRYPAVVPDIHFDNRQADLVADGFDVAIGGGIELSEGVVARELARVRIVLAAAPSYLRDHPAPAEPGDLTRHGGVVRRSLESGRVLPWVLSNAAGEEVFAAVRPVAVMNDPEAMARAAASGMGIALLPLPHALPLLDSGELVRVLPGWHAGSRPLSIYYSSRKLLPAKTRLFIDFIVARFGESGYRQRFEAP; encoded by the coding sequence ATGGACACTGAACTGAGCAGCTATCTCGATGCCTTCCTCGCCGCTGCCGATGAGCACAGCTTTTCGGCCGCCGCGCGGCGCATGGGGATCACCCCGGCGGCGGTCAGCAAGAGCGTGGCGCGGCTTGAGGCGCGGCTCGGCGTGCGGCTGTTCCAGCGCAGCACGCGCAGCCTGGCGCTGACCACCGACGGCGAGCGGCTGTACGGCCAGGTGAGCCGGCCATGGCGCGATATCGGCGATGCCCTTACCGAATTGCGCCAGGGCGCCGGACAACCTGCCGGCTCGCTGAAGGTCGCGCTGGCCCATACGATGGGGCGCCTCTACATCCTGCCCCTCGTCGAGCAATTCGTGCGGCGTTATCCCGCCGTGGTGCCGGACATTCACTTCGACAATCGCCAGGCCGACCTGGTGGCCGACGGTTTCGACGTGGCGATCGGCGGCGGCATCGAACTGTCCGAGGGCGTGGTCGCGCGCGAACTGGCCCGCGTGCGCATCGTGCTGGCGGCCGCGCCGTCGTACCTGCGCGACCATCCCGCGCCCGCCGAACCTGGCGACCTGACGCGGCACGGCGGCGTCGTGCGCCGTTCGCTGGAGTCGGGCCGGGTGCTGCCGTGGGTGCTGAGCAATGCGGCGGGCGAGGAAGTGTTCGCGGCCGTGCGCCCGGTGGCCGTGATGAACGATCCGGAAGCGATGGCGCGCGCCGCCGCCAGCGGCATGGGCATCGCGCTGCTGCCGTTGCCGCACGCGCTGCCACTGCTCGACAGCGGGGAGCTGGTGCGCGTACTGCCGGGATGGCATGCCGGCAGCCGGCCGCTGTCGATCTATTATTCGAGCCGCAAGCTGCTGCCGGCGAAGACTCGGCTGTTCATCGATTTCATCGTCGCGCGCTTCGGCGAGAGCGGCTACCGGCAGCGCTTCGAGGCGCCATGA
- a CDS encoding DUF1801 domain-containing protein produces the protein MATRHSRASLPPQSGAGATPPVLLSGGNPQIAKGDGDEPVQAYIAAMPGWKSAAGKRLDALIERTVPGVRKAVKWNSPLYGAGDTGWFLGLHCFNRYIKVAFFQGASLQPPPPVASKGDDTRYFHIHEDDFLDEEALADWIRQAAALPGRMP, from the coding sequence ATGGCCACCAGACATTCCCGCGCCAGCCTTCCGCCGCAATCCGGCGCGGGCGCCACGCCACCCGTGCTGCTTTCGGGCGGCAATCCGCAGATCGCCAAGGGCGACGGCGACGAACCAGTACAAGCCTATATCGCCGCCATGCCGGGCTGGAAAAGCGCGGCCGGCAAGCGGCTCGACGCGCTGATCGAACGCACCGTGCCGGGTGTGCGCAAGGCGGTGAAATGGAACTCGCCGCTGTATGGCGCCGGCGACACGGGCTGGTTCCTCGGGCTGCATTGCTTCAACCGCTACATCAAGGTCGCATTCTTCCAGGGCGCCTCGCTCCAGCCGCCGCCGCCGGTGGCCAGCAAGGGCGACGACACGCGCTACTTCCACATCCATGAGGACGATTTCCTCGACGAGGAGGCGCTGGCGGACTGGATCCGCCAGGCGGCCGCATTGCCGGGCAGGATGCCGTAG